Proteins from a single region of Candidatus Methylacidiphilales bacterium:
- a CDS encoding FecR domain-containing protein: MLLCFTSALAAEGIPLNRATFTDVVNDVAVLKASSNARIPVKKDDQVSAPDLVRTGDKSRAELKAPDNTLTRIGANTVLSFKQDGRGINLEQGSVLFHSPTGKGGGTIQTAAVTAAVTGTTIIVVCTKNGGFKLLVLEGKGKATSGGHSVTVGAGQLVFVLPGAKGFSPVFNYQLMNQTQKSGLVHGFNGKLASQDKIDHAIDQQNDQILNGKMVVTDLLVSDGDASNSGVPVVSQTTLENQIGDSAFLAALFAAFSKDIMVSSSTPFPQDQIFGIKFFAGAEVFLGVHDSGGGNDNDPSNLALVGRNITVQSPLNLSPYAGVANFVIASNGTLILPVSLSIIPGPNNLTFFGKTAVNGGSMNYPGGIDLEGGQVNMPSGSTLQGNSPNGNHGVGIRSYSDLNLNNVNLINSNPTGFVEAETEGNLTMNGGSMVGATSSMSGGIQARSGLDMNIVGTTFSSNYTEFDSGGSATLSSPTFTGPTGYTTQFYAGGSLTVTSPNFSGSAGYIRMDATKIILNNVNFPTSANVDLFTQTGNWSTISAVPGGVYLNNCTYGTLITGSGTAGVVATAGGNQLQSLHH; this comes from the coding sequence ATGCTTTTATGCTTCACTTCCGCGCTTGCCGCGGAAGGCATACCGCTTAATCGCGCCACTTTTACCGATGTGGTGAATGATGTGGCGGTTTTGAAGGCCTCCAGCAATGCCCGGATCCCGGTCAAAAAGGATGACCAGGTGTCGGCGCCCGACCTCGTACGCACCGGTGATAAATCGCGCGCGGAGCTGAAGGCGCCTGACAATACGCTTACGCGCATTGGCGCCAATACGGTTCTTTCCTTCAAGCAGGATGGCCGCGGGATCAACCTGGAACAGGGCAGTGTCTTGTTTCATTCCCCCACGGGCAAGGGCGGCGGCACGATCCAGACCGCGGCGGTGACGGCGGCCGTGACGGGCACGACCATTATTGTGGTATGCACGAAAAACGGCGGATTCAAGCTCCTGGTTTTGGAGGGCAAGGGGAAGGCGACCTCAGGAGGTCATTCCGTGACGGTTGGGGCTGGCCAGTTGGTTTTTGTCCTGCCGGGAGCAAAGGGGTTTTCACCCGTATTCAATTACCAACTGATGAACCAAACGCAAAAGTCCGGGCTGGTACACGGATTCAACGGCAAGCTGGCCTCGCAGGATAAAATTGACCATGCCATTGACCAGCAGAACGACCAAATCCTCAACGGGAAAATGGTCGTTACCGATTTGCTGGTGTCGGATGGGGATGCAAGCAACAGTGGCGTGCCGGTTGTGTCGCAGACCACTTTGGAAAACCAGATCGGCGATTCGGCATTTCTTGCGGCGCTGTTTGCGGCTTTCAGCAAGGATATCATGGTGTCCTCCAGCACGCCTTTCCCCCAGGACCAGATTTTCGGGATCAAATTTTTTGCCGGGGCCGAGGTATTTTTAGGTGTCCATGACTCAGGCGGTGGGAATGACAATGATCCCAGCAACCTAGCTCTTGTCGGCCGTAACATTACAGTGCAATCCCCGCTGAATCTGTCCCCGTATGCTGGAGTGGCGAATTTTGTTATCGCATCCAATGGAACGCTGATCCTTCCGGTGTCTCTCTCGATTATTCCGGGACCGAATAATCTAACATTCTTTGGCAAGACGGCCGTGAACGGTGGCTCGATGAACTATCCTGGTGGCATTGATCTGGAGGGCGGCCAGGTCAACATGCCGTCAGGATCCACACTTCAAGGCAATTCGCCAAATGGGAACCACGGCGTGGGAATTCGCTCCTACAGCGACCTGAATTTGAACAATGTGAATCTGATCAATTCGAACCCAACCGGTTTTGTCGAAGCCGAAACCGAAGGGAACCTGACAATGAACGGAGGTTCCATGGTTGGGGCCACCTCGAGCATGAGCGGAGGAATTCAAGCGCGCTCAGGACTGGATATGAACATTGTCGGCACCACGTTTTCCTCCAATTACACGGAATTTGATTCCGGTGGAAGCGCAACCCTGAGCAGTCCGACTTTTACGGGGCCTACGGGTTACACCACGCAATTTTACGCTGGTGGATCCCTGACCGTGACCAGCCCGAACTTTTCGGGGAGTGCGGGTTATATCCGCATGGACGCCACGAAAATCATCCTCAACAACGTAAATTTTCCGACCAGTGCGAACGTGGATCTTTTTACACAGACTGGCAATTGGAGTACGATCAGTGCGGTGCCGGGCGGAGTTTATTTAAACAATTGCACGTATGGCACTCTCATCACCGGCAGTGGAACCGCAGGGGTGGTGGCCACAGCGGGTGGCAATCAGCTTCAAAGCTTGCATCACTAG